In Bacteroidota bacterium, one genomic interval encodes:
- a CDS encoding homogentisate 1,2-dioxygenase has translation MPIYHRLGNFPQKRHTVFQQPNGRHYYEQLFGTEGFNNHSSLLYHTHRPTQIKEILSSKEVSPKIAVAKNIRPMLLKGFQVAPKDDFLDSRTDLLVNSDCVLGLAAPRKSLRSYFYKNADADEMLFVHKGKGTLRTLMGNIQFEYGDYLIIPRGMIYQIDFDTEDNRLLYVESPHPFFTPRRYKSSSGQLLEHSPFCERDYKLPTELETFDEKGDFIVKIKKEGQLHELVYATHPFDVVGWDGYNFPWGFSIHNFEPITGRVHQPPPVHQTFETAAFVVCSFCPRLYDYHPQAIPAPYNHSNIDSDEVLYYVDGDFMSRNNIEQGHITLHPKGIPHGPAPGAMERSIGQKETAELAVMVDTFRPLQVTEAALAIDDGVYYKSWAE, from the coding sequence ATGCCCATTTATCACCGTCTCGGCAACTTCCCGCAAAAACGGCATACTGTTTTTCAGCAGCCCAACGGCCGCCACTACTACGAGCAGCTTTTCGGAACAGAAGGTTTTAACAACCACTCTTCCCTGCTCTATCATACACATCGCCCCACTCAGATCAAGGAAATTCTGAGTTCGAAAGAGGTGAGCCCGAAAATTGCGGTGGCTAAAAACATCCGCCCCATGCTGCTCAAAGGCTTTCAGGTGGCGCCCAAAGATGATTTTCTCGACAGCCGCACTGATTTGCTGGTGAACAGCGATTGTGTGCTGGGCCTTGCCGCACCGCGTAAATCGCTGCGCAGCTATTTCTATAAAAATGCCGATGCCGACGAAATGCTTTTCGTACACAAAGGTAAAGGCACGCTGCGCACACTCATGGGCAATATTCAGTTTGAATACGGCGATTACCTGATTATTCCGCGCGGCATGATTTACCAGATTGATTTCGACACCGAAGACAATCGTCTGCTGTATGTGGAAAGTCCTCATCCGTTCTTCACCCCTCGTCGTTACAAGAGTTCATCGGGTCAGTTGCTTGAGCATTCACCTTTCTGCGAGCGTGATTACAAACTGCCCACCGAGCTGGAAACGTTTGATGAAAAGGGTGATTTCATTGTAAAAATCAAAAAAGAAGGCCAGCTTCACGAACTCGTGTATGCCACGCATCCGTTTGATGTGGTGGGCTGGGACGGCTACAACTTCCCCTGGGGCTTCTCCATTCACAACTTTGAACCCATTACGGGCCGCGTTCACCAGCCGCCGCCGGTTCACCAGACTTTCGAAACTGCCGCATTTGTGGTGTGTTCATTCTGCCCGCGCCTTTACGACTATCACCCGCAGGCTATTCCGGCGCCTTACAACCACAGCAACATCGACAGCGATGAGGTGTTGTATTATGTGGACGGCGACTTTATGAGCCGCAACAATATTGAGCAGGGCCATATTACCCTGCACCCGAAAGGCATTCCGCACGGCCCCGCCCCCGGAGCCATGGAACGCAGCATCGGCCAGAAAGAAACAGCCGAACTTGCCGTAATGGTAGATACTTTCCGTCCGCTGCAGGTAACCGAAGCCGCACTCGCCATTGATGATGGCGTGTACTATAAATCGTGGGCAGAATAA
- a CDS encoding CPBP family intramembrane metalloprotease, whose amino-acid sequence MTKLILATCIGIAATLLLYLASHVIPQTGIQLHANPFINKIIQYQAFALVLAFVVMFVTLKAAPQSVQLLRIGQTGVAAGKMTLLGISGKKSWTQEFFSLLFVISAATFGFMFFTRAQAGTFKPEMIFWIVLFSLTNSFGEEIIYRFGINGMLTGYTPASTVFLISGLVFGAAHWGGNPGGPVGVLMAGLLGYVASKATAETSGLGIAWALHFVQDVIIYTFLFRANG is encoded by the coding sequence ATGACGAAACTGATTCTTGCTACCTGTATTGGCATTGCGGCAACCCTGCTTCTTTATCTCGCCTCACACGTTATTCCGCAAACAGGCATTCAGCTGCATGCAAATCCGTTTATCAATAAAATCATCCAGTATCAGGCTTTTGCACTGGTGCTGGCTTTTGTGGTAATGTTTGTAACGCTGAAGGCTGCTCCGCAAAGTGTGCAGCTGCTCCGCATCGGGCAAACCGGTGTTGCTGCCGGGAAAATGACGTTACTGGGGATTTCGGGAAAGAAAAGCTGGACGCAGGAGTTTTTCAGCTTGCTTTTTGTCATCAGTGCGGCCACGTTTGGTTTCATGTTTTTTACACGGGCTCAGGCGGGAACATTTAAACCGGAAATGATTTTCTGGATTGTGCTCTTTTCGCTCACCAATTCGTTTGGCGAGGAAATTATTTACCGTTTCGGGATAAACGGAATGCTTACGGGTTATACACCTGCCTCCACGGTATTTCTTATTTCAGGATTGGTATTTGGGGCGGCACACTGGGGCGGCAATCCGGGCGGGCCGGTGGGTGTGCTCATGGCCGGACTTCTGGGCTACGTGGCTTCAAAGGCCACAGCAGAAACAAGCGGACTGGGCATTGCGTGGGCGCTGCATTTTGTGCAGGACGTGATTATTTACACTTTTTTATTCCGCGCAAACGGCTGA
- a CDS encoding rhodanese-related sulfurtransferase: MPSLYNRVNRQEMRERLMAEPFRRVTLSFYRYVIISSPEKMRNTLWREWETLGVFGRIYIAREGINAQLSVPEHNFQAFREVLDNHTEFKDVPFKIAVEDDGKSFFRLQIKVKSKIVADGLADDTFDVTNVGTHLSAQEFNAALETPGVVVVDMRNHYESEVGHFENAVLPKADTFKEELNEVLDLLGEDKERKVLMYCTGGIRCEKASAWLRHHGYKDVNQLHGGIIEYARQVKTQQLPSKFIGKNFVFDERLGERITDDVIASCHQCGNVCDTHVNCANTDCHVLFIQCDECAVRMEHCCSEECRNWIKLPEDERAKLRTEGKTVSAAALYHSRLRPAIGLKKNQP; this comes from the coding sequence ATGCCCTCGCTATACAACCGTGTGAACCGGCAGGAAATGCGCGAACGACTTATGGCCGAACCCTTTCGCCGTGTTACCCTTTCGTTTTACCGCTATGTGATTATCAGCAGCCCGGAAAAAATGCGGAACACGCTATGGCGCGAATGGGAAACGCTGGGCGTATTCGGGCGCATTTACATTGCGCGTGAAGGTATCAATGCCCAACTCAGTGTGCCTGAACACAACTTTCAGGCTTTCCGTGAGGTGCTCGACAACCACACCGAATTTAAAGATGTGCCGTTTAAAATTGCAGTGGAAGATGATGGAAAGTCGTTTTTCCGGCTGCAGATAAAAGTAAAATCCAAAATTGTGGCCGACGGACTGGCCGATGACACATTCGACGTGACCAACGTAGGCACACACCTCAGTGCGCAGGAATTCAATGCCGCACTTGAAACACCCGGTGTGGTGGTGGTGGACATGCGCAACCACTACGAAAGCGAAGTAGGCCATTTCGAAAATGCCGTGCTACCCAAAGCCGATACGTTTAAGGAAGAACTTAATGAGGTGCTCGACCTGCTTGGCGAGGATAAAGAGCGCAAGGTGCTGATGTATTGCACCGGCGGCATACGTTGCGAAAAAGCCAGCGCCTGGCTGCGGCACCACGGCTATAAAGATGTAAACCAGCTGCATGGCGGCATTATTGAATATGCGCGTCAGGTAAAAACGCAGCAGCTCCCGTCGAAATTCATCGGCAAAAATTTTGTGTTTGACGAACGGCTCGGCGAACGCATTACGGATGATGTAATTGCCTCCTGCCACCAATGCGGCAATGTGTGCGACACACACGTAAACTGCGCCAATACCGATTGCCACGTACTGTTTATCCAATGCGATGAATGCGCCGTACGCATGGAGCATTGTTGCAGCGAGGAGTGCCGCAACTGGATAAAACTGCCCGAAGACGAACGCGCGAAACTCCGCACAGAAGGAAAAACGGTGAGTGCAGCAGCACTTTACCACAGCAGGTTAAGGCCGGCTATCGGGTTAAAGAAAAATCAGCCGTAA
- a CDS encoding NAD-dependent epimerase/dehydratase family protein: METDTILVIGSSGQIGTELVAELRTRYGHDRVIASDIKPATPEQLSEGPYEVIDALNRDQIFEVVKKYKVNQVYLLAALLSATAEKNPMFAWKLNMESLFHILEMAREGHIQKIYWPSSIAVFGLTTPRDNTPQFTVIEPTTIYGISKQAGERWCEWYHNKYGVDVRSIRYPGLIGWKSAPGGGTTDYAVHIYHEALAHNTYNCFLSENTTLPMMYMPDAIRATIEIMTAPAEQIKFRGGYNIAGMSFSPKEIAEAIRKHQPGFTITYQPDFRQAIADSWPKSIDDSVAREHWGWKPAFDLQRMTEEMLVNLKKVNNPV; this comes from the coding sequence ATGGAAACGGATACTATTCTCGTTATAGGTTCCTCTGGCCAGATCGGCACCGAACTCGTTGCCGAACTCCGCACCCGATACGGCCACGACCGTGTAATTGCTTCCGACATTAAGCCCGCCACGCCTGAGCAGCTCAGTGAAGGCCCCTACGAAGTAATCGACGCCCTGAACCGCGATCAGATCTTTGAGGTGGTGAAAAAATACAAGGTCAATCAGGTTTACCTGCTCGCGGCCCTGCTTTCGGCCACTGCTGAGAAAAATCCCATGTTTGCCTGGAAGCTGAACATGGAAAGCCTCTTCCACATCCTCGAAATGGCCCGCGAAGGCCATATCCAAAAAATATACTGGCCCAGCTCAATCGCCGTGTTCGGTTTAACCACACCACGCGATAATACGCCGCAATTTACTGTAATTGAGCCTACAACAATCTATGGCATCTCCAAACAAGCCGGCGAACGCTGGTGCGAATGGTACCATAATAAATATGGTGTGGATGTGCGAAGCATCCGTTACCCCGGACTTATTGGCTGGAAATCGGCACCGGGCGGCGGCACTACCGATTATGCCGTACATATCTACCACGAAGCATTGGCACATAATACCTATAACTGCTTCCTTTCTGAAAATACCACCCTGCCCATGATGTATATGCCCGATGCCATCCGGGCTACTATCGAAATTATGACAGCCCCGGCCGAACAGATTAAGTTCCGTGGTGGCTATAACATTGCGGGAATGAGCTTTTCGCCCAAAGAAATTGCCGAGGCTATCCGCAAACATCAACCCGGCTTTACAATTACCTATCAGCCTGATTTCCGCCAGGCCATAGCCGATTCGTGGCCGAAAAGCATTGACGACAGCGTGGCGCGCGAACACTGGGGCTGGAAACCGGCTTTCGATCTGCAGCGCATGACTGAAGAGATGTTGGTAAACCTGAAAAAAGTTAATAATCCGGTGTAA
- a CDS encoding toxin-antitoxin system YwqK family antitoxin, whose translation MKKITLILLFIICKVGIAQSYEMYGGDTINMIDAGGKRQGRWIIFGRMKKDPKYAADAKVEEGKYLNSMKTGIWIEYFPTGVKKSELTFQNNRANGPAVMYHENGKKAEEGNWQGSRWVGPYKLYYEDGTLRQEFNYNPLGQRDGVQKYYHPNGKLMIEVNMKAGKEEGMMKEYYENGELKAEKFFNGGNIDPAKSRTYEPKKPVAESKAPEEKEIKAPAPVAKANEMPNKGQFTGEGYWILYTNGQITMKGTFHLKKLIDGEQRIYDQNGMLIRIKLYKEGRYVGDGPLPVEGQSGK comes from the coding sequence ATGAAAAAAATTACCCTGATACTGTTATTCATAATCTGTAAGGTGGGCATTGCCCAATCTTACGAGATGTATGGCGGCGACACCATCAATATGATTGATGCGGGTGGCAAACGACAAGGGCGTTGGATCATCTTCGGCAGAATGAAGAAAGATCCGAAATACGCAGCTGATGCCAAAGTGGAAGAGGGCAAGTACCTCAACAGTATGAAAACCGGCATTTGGATTGAGTATTTCCCCACCGGAGTTAAAAAAAGCGAACTTACTTTCCAGAACAACCGTGCCAACGGTCCTGCCGTGATGTATCACGAAAACGGTAAAAAGGCCGAAGAAGGTAACTGGCAGGGTTCGCGTTGGGTAGGGCCTTATAAGCTTTACTACGAAGACGGAACGCTCCGTCAGGAATTCAACTATAATCCGCTCGGACAGCGCGATGGTGTGCAGAAATATTATCATCCCAACGGCAAACTCATGATTGAAGTAAACATGAAAGCCGGTAAGGAAGAGGGGATGATGAAAGAATATTACGAAAACGGCGAGCTCAAAGCCGAGAAATTCTTCAATGGTGGTAATATTGATCCCGCCAAATCACGCACCTATGAGCCCAAAAAGCCCGTAGCTGAGTCGAAAGCTCCCGAAGAAAAAGAAATAAAAGCACCTGCACCGGTGGCAAAAGCCAACGAAATGCCCAACAAAGGCCAGTTTACCGGCGAGGGCTACTGGATTCTGTACACCAACGGACAGATTACCATGAAAGGGACTTTCCACCTGAAAAAACTCATTGACGGCGAGCAGCGCATCTATGATCAGAACGGCATGCTTATCCGTATCAAGCTCTACAAAGAAGGGCGCTACGTGGGCGATGGTCCGCTGCCGGTTGAAGGACAAAGCGGAAAATAA
- a CDS encoding cysteine--tRNA ligase yields the protein MTNQPPAQELFIYNTLTRTKEKFEPLAAPFVGMYVCGPTVYSDVHLGNCRTFISFDMIFRYLKHLGYKVRYVRNITDVGHLTDEDAGEGEDRIGRRAKLEQIEPMEIVQRYTHGFHEVMALFNALPPSIEPSATGHIIEQIEMTKAIIENGLAYESNGSVYFDVEKFTTQYNYGILSGRTLDEQINNTRDLDGQNEKRGRLDFALWKMARPEHLMRWPSPWGDGFPGWHIECSAMSRKYLGDAFDIHGGGMDLIPTHHTNEIAQSVGCCGKAPVRYWMHTNMLTVNGKKMSKSLNNSILPVELLTGMAVAADSPVATPSQAKLGGPHNVLRRGYTPMTARFFMMQTHYSSTLDFSNEALDAAEKGFMRLMAGARQLTKIKPAEQSSVKIAELRTAFYAAMNDDFNTPILLAHLFDAVRMINNLADGRETINQADLDQLTGLYNAFVFDIMGLKDDIGDNAAGGTTDGLMQLIIKMRAEARAKKDFATSDLVRDELAKLHIVLKDGKEGTSWDIKASE from the coding sequence ATGACAAACCAACCGCCCGCTCAGGAGCTTTTTATTTACAATACGCTTACCCGCACTAAGGAAAAGTTTGAACCGCTTGCTGCCCCGTTTGTGGGTATGTATGTGTGCGGCCCTACCGTTTACAGTGATGTGCATCTGGGCAATTGCCGCACCTTTATTTCATTTGACATGATTTTCCGTTACCTGAAGCACCTTGGCTACAAAGTGCGTTATGTGCGGAATATTACCGATGTAGGCCACCTTACCGATGAAGATGCCGGGGAAGGCGAAGACCGCATTGGCCGCCGTGCCAAGCTTGAGCAGATTGAGCCGATGGAAATTGTGCAACGCTACACCCACGGTTTTCACGAAGTAATGGCGCTCTTTAATGCGCTGCCGCCAAGCATCGAGCCAAGTGCCACCGGCCATATCATTGAACAGATTGAAATGACGAAAGCCATTATCGAAAACGGCCTTGCCTACGAATCAAACGGCTCGGTGTATTTTGATGTGGAGAAGTTTACCACGCAATATAACTACGGCATCCTCTCTGGCCGCACCCTTGATGAACAGATCAATAACACGCGTGATCTCGACGGGCAGAATGAGAAACGCGGCCGTCTTGATTTCGCGCTCTGGAAAATGGCCCGCCCCGAACACCTCATGCGCTGGCCTTCGCCCTGGGGCGACGGTTTTCCCGGCTGGCATATTGAGTGCTCGGCCATGAGCCGCAAGTATCTTGGCGATGCATTCGACATTCACGGCGGTGGCATGGATCTTATTCCCACACACCACACCAACGAAATTGCCCAAAGTGTAGGCTGCTGCGGCAAAGCGCCGGTACGCTACTGGATGCACACCAACATGCTTACGGTAAACGGCAAAAAAATGTCGAAGTCGCTCAACAACTCCATTTTGCCGGTGGAGCTGCTTACCGGTATGGCTGTAGCAGCCGATTCGCCCGTAGCTACACCTTCACAGGCCAAACTCGGCGGCCCGCACAATGTGTTGCGACGTGGCTACACGCCCATGACGGCGCGCTTTTTTATGATGCAGACGCATTATTCGAGCACACTCGATTTTTCGAATGAGGCGCTTGATGCGGCTGAAAAAGGCTTTATGCGATTGATGGCCGGCGCACGCCAGCTTACCAAAATTAAGCCCGCTGAGCAATCGAGCGTAAAGATTGCCGAACTGCGCACCGCTTTCTACGCGGCCATGAACGACGATTTCAATACGCCAATTCTGCTGGCGCATTTGTTTGATGCCGTGCGCATGATCAATAACCTGGCCGACGGCCGCGAAACCATCAACCAGGCTGATCTCGATCAACTCACCGGGTTGTACAATGCGTTTGTGTTCGACATCATGGGCCTGAAAGATGATATTGGCGACAATGCAGCCGGCGGTACTACCGACGGGCTCATGCAGCTCATTATAAAAATGCGTGCAGAGGCAAGAGCCAAAAAAGATTTTGCCACGTCTGATCTTGTGCGCGACGAATTAGCCAAACTCCATATTGTGCTCAAAGACGGTAAAGAAGGCACAAGCTGGGATATTAAAGCATCCGAATAA
- a CDS encoding M28 family peptidase — MNMFSKFTFTALLPVALLAVSCSNNPQNGGNDSTSSKPAVPRVAAPLFAYDSAFAHVKTQVEFGPRVPGSEAHAKCAEWMKNKLTAYGLTVTMQEAPISLPNGQPVRMKNIFAAYKPERTDRVLLLAHWDSRAMADRDTARKNEAIDGANDGASGVAVLIEIARVLQQKDPNIGVDILLVDAEDQGNSGSDESWCLGAQYWAANKPANYKPRYGILLDMVGGQNPIFPREGNSYIHASHVQDKVWAAAAAMGYGNIFINEQTGPTTDDHVPLNKIAGIPTIDIVHYDTNANDYFPHHHRHSDNLSVIDVSTLKMVGTVVLDVIYNENPAAPVK; from the coding sequence ATGAACATGTTTTCGAAATTTACCTTCACGGCGTTACTGCCGGTGGCGCTGCTGGCTGTGTCGTGCAGCAACAACCCGCAAAACGGAGGCAACGATTCCACGTCTTCCAAACCCGCTGTTCCGCGTGTGGCTGCGCCGCTGTTTGCATACGACTCGGCCTTTGCGCATGTGAAAACGCAGGTGGAGTTCGGGCCGCGTGTGCCCGGCTCGGAAGCCCACGCCAAATGCGCGGAGTGGATGAAAAACAAACTCACCGCATACGGCCTTACCGTAACCATGCAGGAAGCACCCATTTCACTCCCCAATGGCCAGCCGGTGCGCATGAAAAACATTTTTGCTGCCTACAAACCCGAGCGCACCGACCGTGTGCTGCTGCTTGCCCACTGGGACAGCCGCGCCATGGCCGACCGCGACACCGCCCGCAAGAACGAAGCCATTGACGGAGCCAACGATGGCGCCAGCGGCGTGGCCGTACTGATTGAAATTGCACGTGTGCTCCAGCAGAAAGATCCCAACATTGGTGTGGACATTCTGCTGGTGGATGCCGAAGACCAGGGAAACAGCGGCTCTGACGAAAGCTGGTGCCTGGGCGCGCAGTACTGGGCCGCCAACAAACCGGCAAACTACAAACCCCGCTACGGCATCCTGCTCGATATGGTGGGCGGCCAGAATCCAATCTTCCCGCGCGAAGGAAACTCATACATACACGCCTCACACGTGCAGGATAAAGTATGGGCCGCCGCCGCCGCTATGGGTTACGGCAATATCTTCATCAACGAACAAACCGGCCCCACTACCGACGATCATGTGCCCCTCAACAAAATTGCCGGCATCCCCACCATCGACATTGTACATTACGATACCAATGCAAATGATTACTTCCCGCACCACCACCGCCACAGCGATAACCTTTCGGTTATTGATGTGAGTACGCTGAAAATGGTAGGCACTGTGGTGCTGGATGTAATTTACAATGAAAATCCCGCAGCGCCGGTAAAATAA
- a CDS encoding leucine--tRNA ligase has translation MEYNFREIEKKIRSYWRDEKVYASEAGGDKPKFYALSMFPYPSGAGLHVGHPLGYIANDIVARYKRNNGYNVLHPMGYDAFGLPAEQYAIQTGQHPAVTTEKNIARYREQLDRIGFSFDWEREVRTCDPQYYKWTQWIFLQLFDSWYNYRTQKAESIDTLTALFESEGYTGNDDRILTGNEEHNLAPFTAAEWKAFDEKKKADVLMNFRLAYLDEAWVNWCPGLGTVLANDEIKDGVSERGGFPVERKRMPQWSFRITAFADRLLADLDTIDWPESVKESQRNWIGRSEGASLFFQLDGHAEKIEVFTTRPDTVFGVTFVTLAPEHELVDKITTAEYREAVDAYVRTAKSKSERERQAEVKKVSGQFTGAYVLHPFTGAKVPVWTGDYVLAGYGTGAVMAVPAHDSRDYAFARHFNLPITEVVSGGNIEVESYDAKTGILVNSDFLNGLDVKPAVKRAIEEIEKRGLGKGKVNYRLRDAAFGRQRYWGEPIPIYYKNGIAHPLKESDLPLVLPEIEKFLPTETGEPPLARAEKWKWNESTRCVDSEGHPLETTTMPGWAGSSWYFLRYMDPNNGNAMVDKGVAEYWKNIDLYMGGAEHATGHLMYVRSWTKFLCDRGFIPVNEPAQKLINQGMIQGTSMIAHVSVDRTSEPEKYFMLPVDQPVVEGVSFHKNYLVNFVEFENGKYFITQEGGAKTREYEATFRNFYFEGDKRELLPAVEKMSKSKYNVVNPDDICDQYGADTLRLYEMFLGPLDQAKPWNTNGITGVHNFLKRFWRLFFNESGLAVTAEPATEAELKVLHRTVKKVRDDIDRYSFNTCVSTFMIAVNELTELKSRKRSVLEPLAVALSPFAPHIAEEIWQQLGHSGSITTAPYPVVDEKYLTDDTFEYPVQVNGKMRFKFPAPADMPPAEVEKAILASEEAQKWLEGKTPKKMVVVPKRIVNIVI, from the coding sequence ATGGAATACAATTTCCGCGAGATTGAGAAAAAGATTCGCAGCTACTGGCGCGATGAAAAAGTATATGCTTCCGAAGCAGGAGGCGATAAGCCTAAATTTTATGCACTCAGCATGTTTCCGTACCCTTCGGGAGCCGGGTTGCATGTAGGACACCCGCTTGGTTATATTGCCAACGATATTGTGGCGCGTTACAAACGAAACAATGGCTACAATGTGCTGCATCCCATGGGATACGATGCATTTGGCCTCCCGGCCGAGCAGTATGCCATACAAACCGGACAACACCCGGCCGTAACCACAGAGAAAAACATTGCACGCTACCGCGAACAGCTTGACCGTATCGGTTTTTCGTTCGACTGGGAGCGGGAAGTGCGCACCTGCGACCCGCAGTATTACAAGTGGACACAGTGGATTTTTTTGCAGCTTTTTGATTCGTGGTACAATTACCGCACACAAAAGGCGGAATCTATTGATACGCTTACAGCCTTGTTTGAAAGCGAAGGCTACACCGGAAACGATGACCGCATCCTGACCGGAAACGAAGAGCACAATCTTGCGCCATTTACTGCGGCCGAATGGAAGGCGTTTGACGAAAAAAAGAAGGCTGATGTGCTGATGAATTTTCGTCTGGCTTATCTCGACGAAGCCTGGGTAAACTGGTGCCCCGGTTTGGGCACGGTGCTGGCCAACGACGAAATTAAAGACGGCGTGTCGGAGCGCGGCGGTTTTCCGGTTGAGCGCAAACGTATGCCGCAATGGAGTTTCCGCATTACCGCATTTGCCGACAGGCTGCTGGCCGATCTGGATACGATTGACTGGCCCGAAAGCGTAAAGGAATCGCAGCGCAACTGGATTGGCCGCTCGGAAGGTGCGTCGTTGTTTTTCCAGCTCGACGGGCATGCGGAGAAGATTGAAGTATTTACCACACGGCCCGACACGGTGTTTGGCGTTACTTTCGTGACACTTGCACCGGAACACGAGCTGGTGGATAAAATAACCACGGCCGAATACCGCGAGGCAGTGGATGCTTACGTGCGCACAGCCAAAAGCAAATCGGAGCGCGAACGGCAGGCCGAGGTGAAAAAGGTGTCGGGTCAGTTTACCGGCGCGTATGTGCTGCATCCGTTTACCGGCGCCAAAGTACCCGTGTGGACGGGCGATTATGTGCTGGCCGGTTACGGTACAGGCGCGGTTATGGCTGTGCCCGCACACGACAGCCGCGACTATGCCTTTGCACGTCATTTCAATTTGCCGATAACTGAAGTAGTAAGCGGCGGCAATATTGAAGTGGAATCGTATGATGCGAAAACGGGCATTCTGGTGAATTCTGATTTCCTGAACGGACTCGATGTAAAGCCGGCCGTGAAACGAGCCATTGAAGAAATTGAAAAGCGTGGCCTGGGCAAAGGCAAAGTAAATTACCGCCTGCGCGATGCGGCTTTCGGTCGCCAGCGCTACTGGGGCGAACCCATTCCGATTTACTACAAAAACGGAATTGCCCATCCGCTCAAGGAAAGCGACCTGCCGCTGGTGCTTCCCGAAATTGAAAAATTTCTCCCCACTGAAACCGGCGAGCCGCCGCTGGCGCGTGCCGAAAAATGGAAGTGGAACGAAAGCACCCGCTGCGTGGACAGCGAAGGCCATCCGCTCGAAACCACTACCATGCCCGGCTGGGCCGGCTCAAGCTGGTATTTTTTGCGCTACATGGATCCGAATAACGGCAATGCGATGGTGGATAAAGGTGTTGCGGAATACTGGAAAAATATCGACCTCTACATGGGCGGCGCCGAGCATGCTACCGGCCATTTGATGTATGTACGCAGCTGGACCAAGTTTTTGTGCGACCGTGGTTTTATTCCGGTGAATGAGCCTGCGCAGAAGCTGATTAATCAGGGCATGATTCAGGGCACAAGCATGATTGCACATGTGTCGGTTGATCGTACTTCTGAACCTGAAAAATACTTTATGCTGCCCGTTGACCAGCCTGTGGTGGAAGGAGTGAGCTTTCACAAAAATTACCTGGTAAATTTTGTGGAGTTTGAAAACGGCAAGTATTTCATCACGCAGGAAGGTGGTGCAAAAACAAGAGAATACGAAGCTACTTTCCGCAATTTCTACTTTGAGGGTGATAAACGCGAACTATTGCCCGCAGTAGAAAAAATGTCGAAGTCGAAATACAACGTAGTAAACCCCGACGACATTTGCGACCAGTACGGTGCGGACACACTGCGTTTGTACGAAATGTTCCTCGGTCCGCTTGATCAGGCCAAGCCGTGGAATACCAACGGCATTACCGGCGTGCACAACTTCCTGAAACGTTTCTGGCGTTTGTTTTTCAACGAAAGCGGCCTTGCCGTAACCGCCGAACCAGCCACCGAAGCCGAACTGAAAGTGCTGCACCGCACCGTAAAGAAAGTGCGCGACGATATTGACCGCTACTCATTTAACACCTGCGTAAGTACGTTTATGATTGCCGTAAACGAGCTTACCGAGCTCAAGAGCCGCAAACGCAGCGTGCTGGAGCCGTTGGCGGTAGCGCTTTCGCCCTTTGCCCCGCACATTGCCGAGGAAATATGGCAGCAGCTTGGCCACAGCGGCAGCATTACCACCGCCCCTTATCCCGTGGTGGACGAAAAATACCTTACCGACGATACGTTTGAGTATCCGGTGCAGGTAAACGGCAAAATGCGTTTCAAATTTCCCGCACCGGCCGATATGCCGCCTGCCGAAGTGGAAAAAGCCATCCTGGCATCGGAAGAAGCGCAGAAATGGCTGGAAGGCAAAACACCCAAAAAGATGGTGGTCGTGCCTAAGCGGATTGTGAATATTGTGATTTAA